In a single window of the candidate division WOR-3 bacterium genome:
- a CDS encoding GNAT family acetyltransferase: MKGIEIRPFVIEDTDQVLEVWSLAGMTTPERNPRSDIQKKLRHSPESFFVGVLDDKVVATVMVGYDGHRGWIYSLAVRPDLQRRGIGTQMMEHAESWLRQQGCPRAKLQVDEARGDVAGFYRKLGYEVQPLVSMAKWFRVSGS; this comes from the coding sequence TTGAAGGGCATTGAAATACGGCCGTTCGTCATCGAGGATACCGACCAGGTGCTGGAGGTGTGGAGCCTGGCCGGTATGACCACGCCGGAACGGAACCCCCGCTCCGACATCCAGAAGAAGCTCAGGCACAGCCCGGAGTCGTTCTTTGTCGGCGTCTTGGATGACAAGGTCGTGGCCACGGTCATGGTTGGCTACGACGGCCACCGAGGCTGGATCTACTCGCTGGCGGTCAGACCCGATCTGCAGCGCAGGGGCATAGGTACGCAGATGATGGAGCATGCTGAGAGCTGGCTGCGGCAGCAAGGTTGTCCTCGGGCTAAACTCCAGGTTGATGAGGCCCGAGGCGACGTGGCCGGATTCTACCGGAAACTCGGCTACGAGGTCCAACCCCTGGTCAGCATGGCCAAGTGGTTCCGCGTCTCGGGTTCTTGA
- a CDS encoding RNA-binding protein, with protein sequence MGKRVFVGNLPFSATEDQLRELFSQHGEVASAEIVKDKFTERSRGFAFVEMATDEAAAAAVAALNQYQMDGRPLTVNEARARTESRGPRERGNRGGDGGGNRW encoded by the coding sequence ATGGGAAAGCGCGTGTTTGTGGGGAACCTTCCCTTCAGCGCGACCGAGGACCAGCTGCGCGAGCTGTTCAGCCAGCACGGCGAGGTAGCCTCGGCTGAGATCGTTAAGGACAAGTTCACCGAGCGTTCCCGCGGATTCGCATTCGTGGAAATGGCTACGGATGAGGCGGCGGCGGCGGCCGTCGCGGCTCTGAACCAGTACCAGATGGACGGGCGTCCGCTGACCGTGAACGAAGCCCGCGCCCGCACCGAGAGTCGCGGCCCGCGCGAGCGTGGCAACCGCGGCGGCGACGGCGGCGGCAACCGCTGGTAG
- the fabD gene encoding ACP S-malonyltransferase: MSDPIGLLFPGQGSQSVGMGADLYAKFAPAHDVYEHAEQVLELPIKALSFEGPEDKLRQTRYTQPAILTHSLAALAVLPKLSPAMAAGHSLGEYSALYAAGALDFDSVMKLVKRRGALMYAEGEKNPGTMAAIIGMDAGAVELLCKEVGGVVVPANYNEPKQTVISGEVPAVKAAAELAKTRGALKAVLLPVSGAFHSPLLKESAAEFADFLGSFEIHTPSFPVVANVTGKPVTTAADVRDCLTRQLISPVRWVATVESAKQLGCKRFFEVGPGNVLAGLARRIDRELMVLPAGKVSDVEALVAAH, translated from the coding sequence ATGAGTGACCCAATCGGTCTCCTTTTCCCCGGACAGGGCTCGCAGTCCGTCGGCATGGGCGCGGATCTGTACGCGAAGTTCGCGCCGGCCCACGACGTGTACGAACATGCCGAGCAGGTCCTCGAGCTCCCCATCAAGGCGCTGTCGTTCGAAGGTCCGGAAGATAAGCTGCGCCAGACCCGCTACACCCAGCCGGCTATCCTGACCCATTCGCTCGCGGCGCTGGCAGTACTGCCGAAGCTCAGCCCGGCAATGGCTGCCGGTCACAGCCTCGGCGAGTACTCAGCCCTGTACGCTGCGGGCGCGCTCGACTTCGACTCAGTGATGAAGCTCGTGAAGCGCCGCGGCGCCTTGATGTATGCCGAGGGAGAGAAGAACCCCGGTACAATGGCCGCAATCATCGGCATGGACGCAGGAGCAGTCGAGCTGCTCTGCAAGGAGGTTGGTGGCGTGGTTGTACCGGCCAATTACAACGAGCCGAAGCAGACGGTCATCTCCGGCGAGGTCCCGGCTGTCAAGGCCGCGGCCGAGCTGGCCAAGACGCGCGGCGCGCTCAAAGCCGTGCTCCTGCCTGTATCCGGCGCATTCCATTCGCCCCTGCTCAAAGAATCGGCGGCCGAGTTCGCCGACTTCCTGGGAAGCTTCGAGATTCACACTCCATCCTTCCCGGTCGTCGCCAACGTCACCGGCAAGCCGGTCACGACTGCCGCCGATGTCCGCGACTGTCTGACCCGGCAGCTCATATCGCCCGTCCGCTGGGTCGCGACCGTCGAAAGCGCCAAACAGCTTGGCTGCAAACGCTTCTTCGAAGTCGGACCGGGCAATGTTCTCGCCGGCCTCGCCCGCAGAATCGACCGCGAGCTGATGGTCCTGCCGGCCGGCAAGGTCTCGGACGTCGAAGCCCTCGTCGCCGCCCACTAA
- a CDS encoding TMEM165/GDT1 family protein codes for MDWRLLLTTFGSVFLAELGDKTQLATLCFATGKNTFLSVFVGSSLALVTSSLLACVIGSALSRVLPVRLVQLGAGVLFIVIGALLVAKNLRSA; via the coding sequence ATGGACTGGAGACTCCTGCTGACCACATTCGGCTCGGTCTTCCTGGCCGAGCTTGGCGACAAGACACAGCTTGCCACGCTCTGTTTCGCCACGGGCAAGAACACGTTCTTGTCGGTTTTCGTCGGCAGCTCACTTGCCCTGGTCACGAGCTCGCTCTTGGCCTGCGTCATCGGCAGTGCGCTCAGCCGGGTCCTGCCGGTGCGCTTGGTCCAGCTGGGCGCGGGCGTGCTTTTCATCGTGATCGGCGCGTTGCTGGTGGCCAAGAACCTCCGCTCAGCCTAA
- the truD gene encoding tRNA pseudouridine(13) synthase TruD, with amino-acid sequence MKLKARPEDFRVEERLRLRLKRAGAHSVYRLEKRFWNTLDVITHLEQRHGLRKLSRAGLKDRYALSVQYLSLPGRGPKQVVEKNYTLRLAGMADEPVSRDVLLGNSFKVTLRALTDDEASAILSALPKVNRFGFPNYYDEQRLGSARHGQGFIARRLIAGHFNGALRLWLGTPSSADDTQTRRRKSAIEDNWGNWRRLLELAPPEGQPAIRHLSISPKDFKGAVYLIPRQLLELFVNAYQAWLWNEILAALLADLKAPLRQLEYFLGSLAFYDELNPTDAKFLSKLVVPAPGPDAEFASERAARVTNQVLAREGLSLDQLELKLRIRGVFFKAYPRKAVVLPENMRATAPEADDLYPGRKKLVLSFFLPPGSYATMLIKRLSLL; translated from the coding sequence ATGAAGCTGAAGGCCCGGCCAGAGGATTTCCGCGTCGAGGAACGCCTGAGGCTCCGTCTGAAACGAGCCGGGGCCCACTCGGTCTACCGGCTTGAGAAACGCTTCTGGAACACCCTCGACGTCATCACCCATCTGGAACAACGTCACGGTCTGAGGAAGCTCAGCCGGGCCGGGCTCAAGGACCGCTACGCCCTCTCGGTGCAGTACCTCTCCCTGCCGGGCCGCGGCCCAAAGCAAGTGGTCGAGAAGAACTACACGCTCCGCCTGGCCGGGATGGCCGATGAACCGGTCAGCCGCGACGTGCTGCTCGGCAACTCATTCAAGGTCACGCTGCGCGCCCTGACCGACGATGAGGCATCGGCAATCCTCTCCGCGCTGCCCAAGGTCAACCGGTTCGGCTTCCCGAACTACTACGACGAGCAGCGCCTTGGGTCGGCCCGACACGGCCAGGGCTTCATCGCCCGCCGCCTCATCGCCGGCCACTTCAACGGCGCTCTCCGACTCTGGCTGGGCACGCCATCGTCGGCCGACGACACGCAGACACGACGCCGCAAGTCCGCCATCGAAGACAACTGGGGTAACTGGCGACGATTGCTGGAACTTGCGCCGCCTGAGGGCCAGCCGGCGATTCGGCATCTTAGCATCAGCCCCAAGGACTTCAAAGGCGCGGTCTATCTCATCCCGCGCCAGCTGCTCGAGCTCTTCGTCAACGCCTATCAGGCATGGCTCTGGAACGAAATCCTGGCCGCACTGCTGGCAGACCTCAAAGCGCCACTCCGGCAGCTGGAGTACTTCCTCGGCTCTCTTGCCTTCTACGACGAACTGAACCCGACAGACGCGAAGTTCCTGTCCAAGCTGGTCGTCCCGGCGCCGGGGCCGGACGCGGAGTTTGCCAGCGAGCGGGCGGCGCGGGTCACCAACCAGGTCCTGGCCCGCGAAGGCCTGAGCCTCGACCAACTGGAGCTGAAGCTGCGCATCCGCGGCGTGTTCTTCAAAGCCTACCCGCGCAAAGCCGTGGTCCTACCGGAGAACATGAGGGCGACTGCGCCCGAAGCCGACGACCTCTACCCCGGCCGCAAGAAACTCGTGCTCTCCTTCTTCCTCCCGCCCGGCTCCTACGCCACGATGCTCATCAAGCGCCTGTCGCTGCTGTAG
- a CDS encoding T9SS type A sorting domain-containing protein, whose translation MTRAISVLLCLGLLVTTGVAAGFPRAFQEQAAVQESLSRVHPRMRARWLRERGIDDPYYTSVSMPALESSGLELIGRWSYGPSYDVDGRTTPSETLVALARGSGVSLLRFSRQDSLSIELLSDINAEGLMCRVEVADTLLYVGSRRGLEIYNIADEQNPVRLSWTPIPLNDFALQDSLVYTISGDDSFRIYNVSSPANPVFRGACRDSGDLVSVAGNAAYVGDRWGLYVIDVTNPASPHRIGSWGSAIEQVQARGHLCYVTTFNPNVPGEITFHILDVAVPSLPYQIGSLDDAGGNDIYLIDTLAYGAGESDFNQMTIVSVADSTRPRLLGSAGRPGWGYGVWTNGLAQSAFVGSHWTGLQVYDARNTSQPIRDTFILDADEAVDVYIDIDRAYVADQMSGLKILDVRNPAKPTTLGAYDSAGQFPHMSSVVARGSFAFADWFWFRVVDVSDPSHPRAAGQLDPFAPPEDMVLRDSFVYCAEMNRFQIVNVARPREPVLVGTCSGDGVAIVVQDSFAYTAAGAIRITNVARPDSPFVVSTTDVFAYGIAVRDTFLYVPFGYDTLRVYSASDPHSLRLLGFAPLQTHAWDVALAESVAVVSTFNGLEAFSLENPAQPHWRAAIATPYGPRRVVYSAPYFYTAMWEAGVGIYRAESLALQEQVSTTSLATSLRARPSPARDRCLISVDRATTRSVRLRDVSGRVVPAVFTSDGANEGLLLDLSKLAAGVYFVEVKTDRRISRVKVVKQ comes from the coding sequence ATGACAAGAGCGATTTCGGTCCTCTTGTGTTTGGGGTTGTTGGTCACGACGGGCGTGGCCGCTGGCTTTCCGCGCGCGTTCCAGGAACAGGCGGCGGTGCAAGAATCGCTCAGTCGGGTGCATCCGAGGATGCGGGCGAGATGGCTACGGGAGCGGGGAATTGATGATCCGTACTACACGAGCGTCAGTATGCCGGCGCTTGAGAGTTCGGGACTAGAGCTAATCGGACGTTGGTCATACGGGCCGTCCTATGACGTGGACGGCAGGACGACTCCAAGCGAGACCTTGGTGGCGTTGGCACGCGGCTCGGGCGTGAGCTTGCTCAGGTTCTCCAGGCAGGATTCCCTCTCAATCGAGCTACTCTCGGACATCAATGCCGAAGGGCTGATGTGCCGCGTGGAGGTCGCCGACACGCTATTGTACGTCGGCTCCAGACGCGGTCTGGAAATCTACAACATCGCCGACGAGCAGAATCCGGTGCGCCTGTCTTGGACGCCAATACCCCTGAACGATTTCGCCCTGCAGGACTCGCTGGTCTATACGATCAGCGGCGACGACTCGTTCCGCATCTACAACGTCTCAAGTCCTGCAAACCCGGTCTTCCGCGGTGCCTGCCGCGACTCGGGAGACCTTGTTTCCGTGGCAGGCAACGCTGCATACGTCGGCGACCGCTGGGGCCTGTACGTCATAGACGTCACCAACCCTGCCAGCCCGCACCGAATCGGCTCCTGGGGCAGCGCGATTGAACAAGTACAAGCCAGAGGACATCTCTGCTACGTCACGACCTTCAACCCGAACGTACCGGGCGAGATAACGTTCCATATCCTCGATGTTGCCGTTCCATCGCTGCCATACCAGATCGGCTCGCTCGATGACGCGGGCGGCAATGACATATATCTGATTGATACACTGGCGTACGGGGCAGGCGAGAGCGACTTCAACCAGATGACCATCGTGTCCGTGGCTGATTCGACCCGACCTCGCTTGTTGGGGTCTGCCGGAAGGCCCGGCTGGGGCTACGGTGTCTGGACCAACGGGCTAGCCCAGTCTGCCTTCGTCGGCTCGCACTGGACGGGACTGCAGGTCTATGATGCTCGCAACACATCACAGCCCATCCGCGACACGTTCATCCTGGATGCCGACGAAGCCGTTGACGTCTACATCGACATTGACAGGGCCTACGTGGCGGACCAGATGTCTGGACTCAAGATTCTCGATGTTCGGAACCCGGCCAAGCCGACTACGCTTGGGGCGTATGACTCGGCTGGGCAATTCCCGCACATGTCTTCGGTGGTAGCGCGGGGTTCCTTCGCATTCGCGGACTGGTTCTGGTTCAGAGTGGTGGATGTCAGCGATCCGTCTCACCCCAGGGCCGCCGGTCAACTTGACCCGTTCGCCCCACCGGAGGACATGGTCCTGCGCGACAGCTTCGTCTATTGCGCCGAGATGAACCGCTTCCAGATTGTCAACGTCGCGCGACCGAGGGAGCCGGTGCTGGTAGGGACATGCAGCGGCGATGGCGTCGCTATCGTCGTTCAAGACTCGTTCGCGTACACCGCTGCTGGTGCGATACGTATCACCAACGTTGCCCGACCCGACAGTCCGTTTGTGGTCAGCACGACTGACGTCTTCGCATACGGCATCGCTGTGCGTGATACGTTCTTGTACGTTCCCTTCGGCTACGACACGCTGAGAGTCTACAGCGCCTCGGACCCACATTCCCTACGTCTTCTGGGTTTCGCGCCACTGCAGACGCATGCTTGGGACGTGGCGCTTGCCGAGTCGGTCGCCGTGGTATCTACGTTCAACGGGCTGGAGGCGTTCAGTCTGGAGAATCCCGCGCAGCCGCACTGGCGAGCGGCGATCGCGACGCCTTATGGCCCGCGCCGAGTTGTCTACTCCGCTCCATACTTCTACACCGCGATGTGGGAAGCTGGAGTTGGCATCTACAGGGCCGAATCGCTCGCGCTGCAAGAGCAGGTCTCGACAACGAGTCTCGCGACCAGCCTGAGGGCGCGTCCCAGTCCTGCTCGTGACCGGTGTCTGATTTCTGTGGACAGGGCGACGACCCGCAGTGTCCGACTGCGCGACGTGTCGGGCCGAGTCGTCCCGGCTGTCTTCACCAGTGATGGGGCCAACGAAGGTCTGTTGCTAGACCTCTCGAAGCTGGCTGCTGGCGTTTACTTCGTTGAGGTCAAGACCGACAGGAGAATCAGCAGGGTAAAGGTCGTAAAGCAATAG
- a CDS encoding T9SS type A sorting domain-containing protein, whose protein sequence is MSTRRWSAVLLLAATVVFGERLDDMALRDSMMVKGSLRGHRWLEKNGLESYLLRQSWRPTEDSGLRCVGRWSYGPSLKVSLQVTPGDTIICLTRGSGATLARFRSQDSVTFDLLGDLNFAGIPRRAIITDTIVVAGIHVGGTGLEVHGISNPAQPNLLSRVDLPVVNDIAVKDSFVYAACEDDTLRIYNIADPRQPVRVGACRDSCDLFMTQAGNYCYLVHVSGVNIVDVSNPASPHRVGRIGGEPLAVYVRDTLCYDMIFGEGLRIYNVKNPASPQEVGWLTLGDAMDLTMPSTEDTLLFTSLLDVVNVSNPASPSLVGHIDIPAEYEYGVAVVPAVNYALVANYTDGVVAVDVTNPANPTFDTTAFGAGSVLDIYVDGTKAYLASPLNGMTILDVSDPTRPSRLGGVDIVGLNPACMSVAARDSFAYMHWYQRPQFQSVDVSDPARPQRVAGVDVTNPPEDMVIRDSFVYIAEINKLQIVNVARPREPVLVGNCATQGDAYGLCVVDTLAYAANYPFAIIDVKQPSNPSIVGTIQRGAWNGTVRDTFLFLSSGGILVYSIARPDQPRLLDSLSVGTNTYWVEAVGTLLYAANRDGVRVIDASDVHNMRVRGFCTAPRTVNRLAYMSPHIYAACWEAGVSIYESTQVALSEPTKGGDVHAEPSVRPNPVTTSASISIYGKWPATVTVRDIAGRLMPCVVKNRGRGEVVLDIAVIPPGVYFVQSGTGATSARVKFVRQ, encoded by the coding sequence ATGAGCACGCGGCGGTGGAGTGCAGTGTTGTTGCTCGCGGCGACAGTCGTCTTTGGCGAGCGGCTGGACGACATGGCGCTGCGGGATTCGATGATGGTGAAGGGGTCGCTTAGAGGCCATCGGTGGCTGGAGAAGAACGGCCTTGAGAGCTACCTGCTGCGGCAGAGTTGGAGGCCCACCGAAGACAGCGGACTCCGGTGCGTGGGGCGCTGGAGCTATGGACCGTCGCTCAAGGTTTCGCTGCAGGTCACACCAGGTGATACCATCATCTGCTTGACCCGTGGATCGGGCGCGACATTGGCTCGGTTCCGCTCCCAGGACAGCGTCACCTTCGACTTGCTCGGCGACTTGAACTTCGCCGGGATTCCGCGTCGGGCCATCATCACCGACACTATCGTAGTAGCGGGCATTCACGTCGGTGGAACCGGCCTCGAAGTCCACGGCATAAGCAATCCCGCTCAACCCAACCTGCTCAGCCGCGTCGACCTGCCCGTGGTCAACGATATCGCGGTCAAGGACTCCTTCGTCTACGCTGCCTGCGAAGATGACACCCTGCGTATCTACAACATCGCGGACCCCCGGCAGCCAGTCCGGGTCGGGGCTTGTCGCGACAGTTGCGACCTGTTCATGACTCAGGCAGGCAACTACTGCTATCTAGTTCACGTCTCGGGGGTCAACATCGTGGACGTCAGCAACCCAGCCAGCCCTCACCGAGTCGGGAGAATTGGCGGTGAGCCGTTGGCGGTCTACGTGCGAGACACGCTGTGCTACGACATGATCTTCGGAGAAGGCCTGCGAATCTACAACGTCAAGAACCCGGCCTCACCGCAAGAGGTCGGCTGGCTCACGCTCGGGGATGCGATGGACCTCACCATGCCTTCTACCGAAGACACGTTGCTCTTCACTTCGCTACTGGACGTGGTGAACGTGTCCAACCCGGCTTCGCCTTCTCTAGTCGGGCACATCGACATTCCGGCTGAGTATGAGTATGGCGTGGCGGTCGTGCCCGCCGTGAACTACGCCCTCGTAGCTAACTACACTGATGGTGTTGTCGCGGTTGACGTCACGAATCCCGCAAACCCAACGTTTGACACAACTGCGTTTGGCGCTGGTTCCGTGCTGGACATCTACGTGGACGGTACGAAGGCGTACTTGGCCTCGCCCCTGAATGGCATGACAATTCTGGACGTCTCGGACCCGACTCGGCCATCTCGTTTGGGCGGAGTGGACATCGTTGGTCTGAATCCCGCGTGCATGTCGGTGGCCGCGCGCGACTCATTCGCCTACATGCACTGGTATCAGCGTCCGCAGTTCCAGTCGGTTGACGTCTCGGACCCGGCGAGGCCCCAGCGGGTGGCTGGCGTGGACGTCACCAACCCGCCCGAAGACATGGTCATTCGCGACAGCTTCGTGTACATCGCGGAGATCAACAAGCTCCAGATTGTCAACGTCGCGCGACCAAGGGAGCCGGTGCTGGTGGGAAACTGCGCAACACAGGGGGACGCGTACGGTCTGTGCGTCGTGGATACGCTCGCATACGCGGCCAACTACCCGTTTGCCATCATCGACGTGAAGCAGCCGTCGAATCCGAGTATCGTCGGAACGATACAGCGCGGGGCATGGAACGGCACGGTTCGCGATACGTTCCTGTTCTTGTCGTCGGGAGGTATTCTCGTCTACAGCATTGCTCGGCCCGACCAACCTCGATTGCTGGACTCGCTCAGTGTTGGGACGAACACGTACTGGGTCGAGGCGGTCGGGACTCTGCTCTACGCAGCGAATCGCGACGGAGTACGGGTGATTGATGCTTCGGATGTGCACAACATGCGAGTCCGTGGCTTCTGCACAGCGCCGCGCACGGTGAATCGGCTGGCCTACATGTCGCCTCACATCTACGCCGCCTGCTGGGAAGCAGGCGTGAGCATATACGAATCAACGCAGGTTGCTCTGAGTGAACCGACGAAAGGAGGTGATGTGCATGCAGAGCCATCCGTCAGGCCGAATCCCGTGACGACGAGTGCCAGTATTTCCATATACGGCAAGTGGCCAGCTACGGTGACCGTTCGTGATATCGCTGGCAGACTCATGCCGTGCGTGGTCAAGAACCGGGGGCGCGGCGAGGTGGTACTGGACATAGCGGTAATACCCCCTGGGGTCTACTTTGTCCAAAGCGGAACCGGTGCGACTTCAGCAAGGGTGAAGTTCGTCAGACAATAG